From the Lysobacter sp. FW306-1B-D06B genome, one window contains:
- a CDS encoding amino acid adenylation domain-containing protein, giving the protein MNAAVFDKGRLDKSNGTDTAVDYDPFADGPLSRVAPTTEPQREVWLADRLGNDASLAYNESISLDFRGPLSVDALQAALAGLVARHDILRANFGPDGKTLCVGDERAIDLPLIDLSALDDAERAARIAAHAREVVETPFDLDHGALLRAELLRLSLDHHHLVLTAHHLVCDGWSWWVIVRELGTLYTQAVGQSAQPLPPAESFADYALAEAEHPHGATYRSDEAYWLKRFADGGPVLDLPTDRTRPTRRTFASIREDHILDNELVAAVRRLGARQGASLFATLLAGFAGLLSRLTAQNDVVIGIPAAGQSVDGHDHLVGHCVNLLPLRFELDQAQPFEQALGAAQSTLLDAIEHQRYTFGTLLKKLPLQRDPARLPLCSVMFNIDQAMDQESTGFHGLGMRLITNPRSYENFELFVNAVQVQGGMRLECQYNTDLFDNATIRRWLAAYETLLRAAVARPTLAFGRLSVVSDAARDELQALQPAAVAFDRECRMHEAFERQCDRTPERVAVEFNGESIRYDELEARANRIAHLLRARGVHRGTLVGLVLDRGVDMLAGLLGVLKAGAGYVPLDPNFPAERLAYMAGDAGLAALLTTTKHAAHFDLRGRPVLSLDTLHDELASLPATRLGRDEGAAQPESIAYVIYTSGSTGRPKGVQVPHRAVSNFLASMAKEPGLSAEDRLVAVTTLSFDIAVLELLLPLSVGARVVLADRVTAADGVALKALIAASGATVMQATPASWRLLLDAEWKGDANFKILCGGEALPPDLAAQLLKRCGSLWNVYGPTETTVWSTCSRVTTASDIHIGRPIDNTQVWILDPRGELCPLGVPGEIWIGGDGVTLGYLNRPELTSERFVPDPFSTASGALLYRTGDRGRWRPDGVLEHQGRLDFQVKVRGYRIELGEIEALLAAHPQVARAVVVAREDRPGDVRLVAYVVSDSLTTGEGESLLASYLKGSLPDYMIPQHILFLDAIPLLPNGKIDRKSLPVPDLAVKLAGERVAPRNALERTIAEAMAQVLGVAEVGVDDDFFSLGGHSLLAAQLTSRINKELGIALSLRALFDGPTVAKLARMVQGIDGEAAPKREPIKPLADRTRGPMSVMQERLYLLEQFNPGQITYNTPSAHRLRGPLQLDAFQAAIDAMIQRQSVLRTTIGLVDGEPMQIVHDAVDVDITDVVDVSHLPKDEREAEVSRRMDALIQTPFELDRAPLVRSRLFRLGPEEHVWFFMTHHLIWDGWSFDLMYTDMAELYAAQIEGREPTLPELTVSYADFSAWHHEWLQGPEYAKQLAFWRERLGGTAQGTASRGIEALPTDMPRRPGMSGKGVTHRIVVAHDVTAALHDTAKQVDATLYMVLLTAYFALISRTSGLRELIVGTPVRGRNTAEVENLMGYFTSLLPLRMEIDPTMTFAQAVKQVKDVVLDSFAHPDIRLEDLVRELSVRSREGGAVLYHALFSFQDIRQRVCEWGPLTHERYPVFQTASTQDLGLWFVEQDTGLSGGFIYNADIFLDDTAALLRDRYIAVLKALGRDPSLTLDQITQFDDGQALQFGRSVESTPIEAAPAPAALDAELYEPLDELGTQLLAIWRDLLRKPDIGADDDFFSLGGHSLQAVQMFHRFNRETGVNLPLATLLTARTVRALAREYQRARNDADALDGGERDPWAPLVSIRAQGDAKPLFLVHAVGGNVLNYRPLAEAMPAGIPVYGLQALGLDGRTAPLESVEAMAQRYVAEIRSVQPHGPYHLAGGSMGGIIAYEMAQQLMAAGETVGLLGLVDTSAEFGLRYRDDARRGLSARVQRLHRRMQGQSLGERIATIGGVVNGRLQASKLRQQAQAAREAGEALPHNVRYAELEATHMRAYGKYVVKPYPGALVLFRASDQPSMLRNKPTLGWDGLVGSVDVLSIPGDHRVMIESPSLVAQLSNAILRAQGRVAVTAPDAPRETAATGDGVAAQDPRAEYLRSVWKDLLGVEVGIDDNFFDLGGNSMLAVQMSSRVVKDTGVRIQLMRLAAQNLAQIASDLPEHIVREEKGGVGARMARQMKRLLRTPGTVE; this is encoded by the coding sequence ATGAATGCAGCCGTGTTCGATAAGGGCAGGTTGGACAAGTCGAATGGAACCGACACGGCCGTCGACTACGATCCGTTCGCCGACGGCCCGCTCTCCCGCGTAGCGCCCACCACCGAACCGCAGCGCGAAGTCTGGCTGGCCGATCGCCTCGGCAACGACGCCTCGCTGGCGTACAACGAGTCGATCTCGCTGGACTTCCGCGGTCCGCTGTCCGTGGATGCGCTGCAGGCCGCGCTGGCTGGGCTGGTGGCGCGGCACGACATCTTGCGCGCCAACTTCGGCCCCGACGGCAAGACGCTGTGCGTCGGCGACGAGCGCGCCATCGACTTGCCGCTGATCGACCTGTCCGCACTGGACGACGCCGAGCGCGCCGCACGCATCGCCGCGCACGCGCGCGAGGTCGTGGAGACGCCGTTCGATCTCGACCACGGCGCACTGCTGCGCGCCGAACTGCTGCGCCTGTCCCTCGACCATCATCATCTCGTGCTCACCGCGCATCACCTGGTCTGCGACGGCTGGTCGTGGTGGGTGATCGTGCGCGAACTGGGCACGCTGTATACGCAGGCGGTGGGCCAGAGCGCGCAGCCGCTGCCGCCCGCCGAATCCTTCGCCGACTACGCGCTGGCCGAGGCCGAACATCCGCACGGTGCGACGTACCGCTCCGACGAGGCGTACTGGCTCAAGCGTTTTGCCGACGGCGGCCCGGTGCTGGATCTTCCGACCGACCGCACGCGGCCGACGCGCCGCACGTTTGCGTCGATCCGCGAAGACCACATCCTCGACAACGAACTCGTCGCCGCCGTGCGTCGCCTCGGTGCGCGCCAGGGCGCGAGCCTGTTCGCGACGTTGCTGGCGGGTTTCGCCGGCCTGCTGTCGCGCCTGACCGCGCAGAACGACGTGGTCATCGGCATTCCCGCCGCCGGTCAGTCGGTGGACGGCCACGACCATCTGGTCGGTCATTGCGTGAATCTTCTGCCGCTGCGCTTCGAACTCGACCAGGCGCAGCCGTTCGAACAGGCACTGGGCGCGGCCCAGTCCACGCTGCTGGATGCCATCGAACACCAGCGCTACACCTTCGGCACGCTGCTGAAGAAGCTGCCGTTGCAGCGCGATCCCGCACGCCTGCCGCTGTGCAGCGTGATGTTCAACATCGACCAGGCGATGGACCAGGAGAGCACCGGCTTCCACGGCCTGGGCATGCGCCTGATCACCAACCCGCGCAGCTACGAGAACTTCGAGCTGTTCGTCAACGCCGTGCAGGTGCAGGGCGGCATGCGCCTGGAGTGCCAGTACAACACCGACCTGTTCGACAACGCCACGATCCGCCGCTGGCTGGCCGCGTACGAAACGCTGTTGCGCGCCGCCGTGGCACGGCCCACGCTTGCGTTCGGCCGGTTGTCGGTGGTCTCCGATGCCGCGCGCGATGAACTGCAGGCGCTGCAACCGGCAGCGGTCGCGTTCGACCGCGAGTGCCGCATGCACGAGGCGTTCGAACGTCAATGCGATCGCACGCCGGAGCGCGTGGCGGTGGAGTTCAACGGCGAGTCCATCCGCTACGACGAACTGGAAGCACGCGCCAACCGCATCGCGCACCTGTTGCGCGCGCGCGGCGTGCACCGCGGAACGCTGGTCGGGTTGGTGCTCGATCGCGGCGTGGACATGCTGGCCGGCCTGCTCGGCGTGTTGAAGGCCGGCGCGGGCTATGTGCCGCTGGACCCCAATTTCCCCGCCGAACGCCTGGCCTACATGGCCGGCGACGCGGGCCTGGCTGCGCTGCTGACGACGACGAAGCACGCCGCCCATTTCGATCTGCGCGGGCGCCCCGTGTTGTCGCTGGACACGCTGCACGACGAACTTGCATCGCTGCCGGCCACGCGCCTGGGCCGCGACGAGGGCGCGGCGCAGCCGGAGTCGATCGCGTACGTGATCTACACCTCCGGCTCCACCGGCCGACCGAAAGGCGTGCAGGTGCCGCATCGCGCGGTGAGCAACTTCCTGGCGAGCATGGCGAAGGAGCCCGGGCTGTCCGCCGAGGACCGCCTCGTCGCGGTGACCACGCTATCGTTCGACATCGCCGTGCTCGAACTGCTGTTGCCGCTGAGCGTGGGCGCGCGCGTCGTACTGGCCGACCGCGTCACCGCCGCCGACGGCGTCGCGCTGAAGGCGCTGATTGCCGCCAGTGGCGCCACCGTGATGCAGGCAACACCGGCTTCGTGGCGGCTGCTGCTGGACGCCGAATGGAAGGGCGATGCGAACTTCAAGATCCTGTGCGGCGGCGAAGCGCTGCCGCCGGACCTGGCCGCGCAGTTGCTCAAGCGCTGCGGCTCGCTGTGGAACGTGTACGGGCCGACCGAAACCACGGTGTGGTCGACCTGCTCGCGCGTGACGACGGCAAGCGACATCCACATCGGTCGGCCGATCGACAACACGCAGGTGTGGATCCTGGATCCGCGCGGCGAGCTGTGCCCGCTCGGCGTGCCGGGCGAGATCTGGATCGGCGGCGACGGCGTGACGCTGGGGTATCTCAACCGCCCCGAACTCACCTCCGAGCGCTTCGTGCCCGATCCGTTCTCCACCGCGAGCGGTGCGCTGCTGTATCGCACCGGCGATCGCGGCCGCTGGCGTCCGGACGGCGTGCTCGAGCACCAGGGCCGCCTGGATTTCCAGGTGAAGGTGCGCGGTTATCGCATCGAACTGGGCGAGATAGAAGCACTGCTCGCGGCGCATCCGCAGGTCGCGCGCGCCGTGGTCGTGGCGCGCGAGGATCGCCCGGGCGATGTGCGGCTGGTGGCCTATGTGGTGTCCGACAGCCTGACCACGGGGGAGGGCGAATCGCTGCTCGCGTCCTACCTCAAGGGCTCGCTGCCCGACTACATGATCCCGCAGCACATCCTGTTCCTCGACGCGATCCCGCTGCTGCCCAACGGAAAGATCGACCGCAAGTCCCTGCCGGTGCCGGACCTGGCGGTGAAGCTCGCCGGCGAACGCGTCGCGCCGCGCAACGCGCTGGAACGCACCATCGCCGAGGCGATGGCGCAGGTGCTGGGCGTGGCCGAAGTCGGCGTGGACGATGATTTCTTCTCGCTGGGCGGACACTCGCTGCTGGCCGCGCAGCTGACCTCGCGCATCAACAAGGAACTGGGCATCGCGCTGTCGCTGCGTGCTCTGTTCGACGGCCCGACCGTGGCCAAGCTCGCGCGCATGGTGCAGGGCATCGACGGCGAAGCCGCGCCGAAGCGCGAGCCGATCAAGCCGCTGGCCGACCGCACGCGCGGGCCGATGTCGGTGATGCAGGAACGCCTGTACCTGCTGGAGCAGTTCAATCCTGGGCAGATCACCTACAACACGCCCAGCGCGCACCGACTGCGCGGGCCGTTGCAGCTGGATGCCTTCCAGGCCGCGATCGACGCGATGATCCAGCGCCAGAGCGTGCTGCGCACGACGATCGGTCTGGTCGACGGCGAACCGATGCAGATCGTGCACGACGCGGTGGATGTCGACATCACCGACGTCGTCGACGTCAGCCACTTGCCGAAAGACGAGCGCGAGGCCGAAGTCTCGCGTCGCATGGACGCGTTGATCCAGACGCCGTTCGAACTCGACCGCGCGCCGCTGGTCCGCTCGCGCCTGTTCCGCCTGGGGCCGGAAGAACACGTGTGGTTCTTCATGACCCACCACCTCATCTGGGACGGCTGGTCGTTCGACCTGATGTACACCGACATGGCCGAGCTCTACGCCGCGCAGATCGAAGGCCGCGAGCCGACGCTGCCGGAACTGACGGTGAGCTACGCCGACTTCTCCGCCTGGCACCACGAATGGCTGCAGGGGCCGGAGTACGCCAAGCAACTGGCCTTCTGGCGCGAGCGCCTCGGCGGTACAGCGCAGGGCACGGCGTCCAGGGGAATCGAAGCGTTGCCGACCGACATGCCGCGTCGTCCCGGAATGTCGGGCAAGGGCGTCACGCATCGGATCGTGGTGGCGCACGACGTGACGGCAGCGCTGCACGACACCGCCAAGCAGGTCGATGCCACGCTGTACATGGTGCTGCTCACCGCGTACTTCGCGTTGATCAGCCGCACCTCGGGCCTGCGCGAGCTGATCGTCGGCACGCCGGTGCGCGGTCGCAACACGGCCGAGGTGGAGAACCTGATGGGTTACTTCACCAGCCTGCTGCCGCTGCGGATGGAGATCGATCCGACGATGACGTTCGCGCAGGCCGTCAAGCAGGTGAAGGACGTGGTGCTCGACAGCTTCGCGCACCCCGACATCCGCCTGGAAGACCTGGTGCGGGAGCTCAGCGTACGCAGCCGCGAAGGCGGCGCCGTGCTCTACCACGCGCTGTTCTCGTTCCAGGACATCCGCCAGCGCGTGTGCGAATGGGGTCCGCTCACGCACGAGCGTTATCCGGTGTTCCAGACCGCGTCCACGCAGGACCTGGGCCTGTGGTTCGTCGAACAGGACACGGGTCTGTCGGGCGGCTTCATCTACAACGCCGACATCTTCCTCGACGACACCGCCGCGCTGCTGCGCGACCGTTACATCGCCGTGCTCAAGGCGCTGGGACGCGATCCGTCGTTGACGCTGGATCAGATCACGCAGTTCGACGACGGCCAGGCGCTGCAGTTCGGCCGCAGCGTCGAGTCGACGCCGATCGAGGCTGCGCCGGCCCCGGCGGCGCTGGACGCCGAACTGTACGAACCGCTCGACGAACTGGGCACGCAGCTGCTGGCGATCTGGCGCGACCTGCTGCGCAAGCCCGACATCGGCGCGGACGATGATTTCTTCTCGCTCGGCGGGCACTCGTTGCAGGCCGTGCAGATGTTCCACCGTTTCAACCGCGAGACCGGCGTGAACCTGCCGCTGGCAACGCTGCTCACCGCGCGCACCGTGCGTGCGCTGGCGCGCGAGTACCAGCGCGCCCGCAACGACGCCGACGCGCTGGACGGCGGCGAGCGCGATCCGTGGGCGCCGCTGGTGTCCATCCGCGCGCAGGGCGATGCCAAGCCGCTGTTCCTGGTGCATGCCGTGGGCGGCAACGTGCTCAACTACCGCCCGCTGGCCGAAGCGATGCCTGCCGGCATCCCGGTGTACGGCCTGCAGGCGCTGGGTCTGGACGGCCGCACCGCACCGCTGGAAAGCGTGGAGGCGATGGCGCAGCGTTACGTGGCCGAGATCCGCAGCGTGCAGCCGCACGGCCCGTACCACCTGGCCGGCGGTTCGATGGGCGGCATCATCGCCTACGAAATGGCGCAGCAGTTGATGGCTGCCGGTGAGACGGTCGGCCTGCTGGGCCTGGTCGACACCTCCGCCGAATTCGGCCTGCGCTATCGCGACGACGCCCGCCGCGGCCTGTCCGCGCGCGTGCAGCGACTGCATCGACGCATGCAGGGGCAATCGCTGGGCGAACGCATCGCCACGATCGGCGGTGTGGTCAACGGCCGACTGCAGGCATCCAAGCTGCGCCAGCAGGCGCAGGCCGCGCGTGAAGCGGGCGAGGCCCTGCCGCACAACGTGCGCTATGCGGAGCTGGAAGCCACGCACATGCGCGCGTACGGGAAGTACGTGGTCAAGCCCTATCCGGGCGCGCTGGTGCTGTTCCGCGCCAGCGATCAACCCTCGATGCTGCGCAACAAGCCCACGCTGGGCTGGGACGGTCTGGTCGGTTCGGTGGATGTCCTCTCGATCCCCGGCGACCACCGCGTGATGATCGAATCGCCGTCGCTGGTGGCCCAGCTCAGCAACGCCATCCTGCGCGCGCAGGGTCGGGTCGCCGTGACCGCGCCGGACGCACCGCGCGAAACCGCCGCAACGGGCGATGGCGTGGCCGCGCAGGACCCGCGCGCCGAGTACCTGCGCAGCGTGTGGAAGGACCTGCTCGGTGTCGAGGTCGGCATCGACGACAACTTCTTCGACCTGGGAGGCAATTCGATGCTTGCCGTGCAGATGTCCAGCCGCGTGGTGAAGGACACGGGCGTGCGCATCCAGCTGATGCGGCTGGCGGCGCAGAACCTTGCGCAGATCGCCTCCGACCTGCCCGAGCACATCGTCCGCGAGGAAAAGGGCGGCGTCGGCGCGCGCATGGCGCGGCAGATGAAGCGCCTGCTGCGCACGCCGGGGACGGTGGAATGA
- a CDS encoding alpha/beta hydrolase, protein MNLQLDEKALEQRQELPSARAAEGLPALEATETAHRFGDGLVGVVTRPLGAASKVGVVLLNAGLTRHTGPFRVHVDLARMLAAQGFAVLRFDQSGLGDSALPGKAAGERRHRETDAAMRLLAQEAGVERFVLCGLCSGADDAFHVGASDPRIAGAILLDGVAYPTPGFWVRHALPRLLDFGKVLRFLLSRRNAGPSLADFRDWPARADARRMLAEMVERDARLLFVFTGGAYHYFNHRSQLTACLGRAAASPQVRLEFWREYDHTFFLRKHRRVLLARIGAWMRSEFGAVGSH, encoded by the coding sequence GTGAATCTGCAGCTCGACGAGAAAGCGCTGGAACAACGCCAGGAACTGCCCTCCGCACGCGCAGCCGAAGGGCTGCCCGCACTGGAGGCCACGGAGACGGCGCACCGCTTCGGCGATGGCCTGGTCGGCGTGGTCACCCGTCCGCTGGGCGCGGCCTCGAAGGTGGGTGTCGTGCTGCTCAATGCCGGCCTGACGCGCCACACCGGGCCGTTCCGCGTGCACGTGGACCTCGCAAGAATGCTGGCGGCGCAGGGTTTCGCCGTCCTGCGTTTCGACCAGTCGGGACTGGGCGACAGTGCGCTGCCCGGCAAGGCCGCGGGCGAGCGCCGCCATCGTGAGACCGATGCCGCGATGCGACTGCTCGCGCAGGAAGCCGGGGTGGAGCGTTTCGTGCTGTGCGGTCTGTGTTCCGGCGCGGACGACGCCTTCCATGTCGGCGCGAGTGATCCGCGCATCGCCGGTGCGATCCTGCTGGACGGCGTCGCGTATCCCACGCCGGGCTTCTGGGTGCGGCACGCGCTGCCGCGCCTGCTCGACTTCGGCAAGGTGCTGCGCTTCCTGCTGTCGCGCCGCAACGCCGGGCCATCACTGGCGGATTTCCGCGACTGGCCCGCGCGCGCGGATGCACGGCGCATGCTGGCCGAGATGGTCGAGCGCGACGCGAGGCTGCTGTTCGTGTTCACCGGCGGCGCGTACCACTACTTCAACCACCGCTCGCAGCTGACCGCCTGCCTGGGGCGCGCGGCGGCATCGCCGCAGGTGAGGCTGGAGTTCTGGCGCGAGTACGACCACACCTTCTTCCTGCGCAAGCACCGGCGCGTGCTGCTGGCGCGGATCGGCGCGTGGATGCGTTCGGAATTCGGCGCAGTGGGGTCGCATTGA
- a CDS encoding oligosaccharide flippase family protein — MSESSPGLAKHYLRYSTANVLVMMAGLVSFPLLTRLLDNTQYGILGYYETWVLMAVAVAKLGAQHSIQRFYPHGGDEARMRAFATNLFYLPMLGSLVLWAFVGAVAIVHGYATGDGHSPVFWMALVMTPMLVYSSLVETVLRVTEQSRTVMFTRVAWRWLQLALMLGAVMAVQHTAAAAYGGKLLAVVIGLVFYLGWARRHLHFARDTVNAGEMRQSFAYGMPLVMTEILAVALVSIDRIMLKGLSGDFAVVGIYSVGAALAMQVHMFMNLTVFESFTPAANRVYVTEGAAAVRALKRTMLMPMTYAAIGVALLLWTLGTDLIIALSGASKAASGPVFELMGAMNAVLPVLLVCGFGLVLERRTKTVMVLMCGAVAINAALNWWWIPAWGVMGAAYATLASSAVSSIAACLLVNPALRQFPDRRTLLTALCAGVLALAGEWITVHLDLRPGWQRMLVGGMLIGGPYLLALLTLDGRLRAMLYPKLRAVERRVSEGVVG, encoded by the coding sequence ATGAGCGAGTCTTCCCCCGGTCTGGCAAAGCACTACCTGCGCTATTCCACCGCCAACGTGCTGGTGATGATGGCGGGACTGGTGTCGTTCCCGCTGCTCACGCGCCTGCTCGACAACACGCAGTACGGCATCCTGGGCTACTACGAGACCTGGGTGCTGATGGCGGTGGCGGTCGCCAAGCTCGGCGCGCAGCATTCCATCCAGCGCTTCTATCCGCACGGCGGCGACGAAGCGCGCATGCGCGCCTTCGCCACCAACCTGTTCTACCTGCCGATGCTCGGCTCGCTGGTGCTGTGGGCGTTCGTCGGCGCGGTGGCGATCGTGCACGGCTACGCGACGGGCGACGGCCATTCGCCGGTGTTCTGGATGGCATTGGTGATGACGCCGATGCTGGTTTATTCCAGCCTGGTGGAGACCGTGCTGCGCGTGACCGAGCAGTCGCGAACGGTGATGTTCACGCGCGTGGCGTGGCGCTGGTTGCAGCTGGCGCTGATGCTCGGCGCGGTGATGGCGGTGCAGCACACGGCGGCCGCCGCGTACGGCGGCAAGCTGCTGGCGGTGGTGATCGGCCTGGTGTTCTACCTGGGCTGGGCACGCCGGCACCTGCACTTCGCGCGCGATACGGTGAACGCGGGCGAGATGCGCCAGTCGTTCGCCTACGGCATGCCGCTGGTGATGACCGAAATCCTCGCCGTCGCGCTGGTGTCGATCGACCGGATCATGCTCAAGGGCCTGTCGGGCGATTTCGCGGTGGTGGGCATCTACAGCGTCGGCGCGGCGCTGGCGATGCAGGTGCACATGTTCATGAACCTCACGGTGTTCGAGTCGTTCACGCCCGCCGCCAATCGCGTCTATGTGACCGAAGGCGCGGCCGCCGTGCGCGCGCTCAAGCGCACCATGCTGATGCCGATGACCTACGCCGCGATCGGCGTGGCGCTGCTGTTGTGGACGCTGGGCACCGATCTGATCATCGCGCTCAGCGGCGCGAGCAAGGCGGCGTCGGGGCCGGTGTTCGAGCTGATGGGCGCGATGAACGCTGTGCTGCCGGTGCTGCTGGTGTGCGGTTTCGGCCTGGTGCTGGAACGTCGCACCAAGACGGTGATGGTGCTGATGTGCGGTGCGGTGGCGATCAACGCGGCGCTGAACTGGTGGTGGATTCCGGCCTGGGGTGTGATGGGCGCGGCGTATGCGACGCTGGCGAGCTCGGCGGTGTCGAGCATCGCGGCCTGCCTGCTGGTCAACCCGGCGCTGCGGCAGTTCCCGGATCGACGCACGCTGCTGACGGCGTTGTGCGCGGGAGTGCTGGCGCTGGCGGGCGAGTGGATCACCGTGCATCTGGACCTGCGGCCGGGCTGGCAGCGGATGCTGGTCGGTGGGATGTTGATCGGCGGGCCGTATCTGCTGGCGTTGCTCACGCTCGATGGGCGCTTGCGCGCGATGCTGTATCCGAAGTTGCGTGCGGTGGAGCGGCGGGTGAGTGAGGGGGTTGTGGGGTAG
- a CDS encoding choice-of-anchor Q domain-containing protein yields the protein MKLPRLRSASLALLAWCVLAPLAGSLSAQASAATYYVRTDGGDDAQCNGRADVAYPGSGSNVDCAWKHPNYALPANDKPRIDGGDTLIIGPGEYMIGWDSPGLSTKSLRCDRSSPYDCYPAAPPSGKPDAKTRILGAGHDSGCKAPPKLWGTNRVELVFNLQDADNVEVGCLEITDKSDCVEFHADDAVRCERDAPPFGQWASIGIGAKNSKNVYLHDLNVHGLSGRGIMAGGLRDWTIERVRIVANGWAGWDGDVGEGESSNDGDIVFRNVEIAWNGCAERWQTGEPFACWAQEEGGYGDGLGTGKTDGHWLIEDSRIHHNTSDGLDLLYTDESKTATVVVRRLYAAANAGNQVKTAGNALIENSVIVGQCAYFHGKFAMSDGDMCRAYGNALSIGIGPKQTATVRHNTITGEGDCLILTAGGNATSRVDIYNNALIGQKDVTASDGDMRSCGHYADESTAVVTFAGNAFWDVKDDMCPPGNVCGREPKIASMEMGSFDPAPLAGSPLIDHATHQTSVTSDFLRQSRPMGAAPDIGAIEYQGGQAKATGATPSTSKAASGDADGTKIDQTSGAATPTQSSGWMIGTLAAASLLTAGVAAAMRKQRGRKGA from the coding sequence ATGAAGCTTCCACGCCTTCGCTCCGCCTCCCTCGCCCTGCTCGCATGGTGCGTGCTCGCCCCACTCGCGGGTTCGCTGTCCGCGCAGGCATCGGCAGCGACGTACTACGTGCGCACCGACGGCGGCGACGACGCGCAGTGCAACGGCCGCGCCGACGTGGCGTATCCGGGCAGCGGCAGCAACGTGGATTGCGCGTGGAAGCATCCCAACTACGCCCTGCCCGCCAACGACAAGCCGCGCATCGACGGCGGCGACACGCTCATCATCGGCCCGGGCGAGTACATGATCGGCTGGGATTCGCCGGGGCTTTCGACCAAGAGCCTGCGTTGCGACCGCAGTTCGCCCTACGACTGCTACCCCGCCGCGCCGCCCAGCGGCAAGCCCGATGCGAAGACGCGCATCCTCGGCGCGGGCCACGACAGCGGCTGCAAGGCGCCGCCGAAGTTGTGGGGCACCAACCGCGTCGAGCTCGTCTTCAACCTGCAGGATGCCGACAACGTCGAAGTCGGCTGCCTGGAAATCACCGACAAGAGCGACTGCGTGGAATTCCACGCCGACGACGCCGTGCGCTGCGAGCGCGACGCACCGCCGTTCGGGCAATGGGCGTCGATCGGAATCGGCGCCAAGAATTCGAAGAACGTCTATCTGCACGACCTCAACGTCCACGGGCTGTCGGGCCGCGGCATCATGGCCGGCGGCCTGCGCGACTGGACGATCGAGCGCGTGCGCATCGTCGCCAACGGATGGGCCGGCTGGGATGGCGATGTCGGCGAAGGCGAGAGTTCCAACGACGGCGACATCGTGTTCCGCAATGTCGAGATCGCCTGGAATGGCTGCGCCGAGCGCTGGCAGACCGGCGAACCGTTCGCGTGCTGGGCGCAGGAGGAAGGCGGTTACGGCGACGGACTGGGCACCGGCAAGACCGACGGCCACTGGTTGATCGAAGACTCGCGCATCCACCACAACACCTCCGACGGACTCGACCTGCTCTACACCGACGAATCCAAGACCGCCACCGTCGTCGTGCGCCGCCTCTACGCCGCCGCCAACGCGGGCAACCAGGTGAAGACGGCGGGCAACGCGTTGATCGAGAACTCGGTGATCGTCGGCCAGTGCGCCTACTTCCACGGCAAGTTCGCGATGAGCGACGGCGACATGTGCCGCGCCTACGGCAACGCGCTGTCGATAGGCATCGGCCCGAAACAGACCGCGACCGTGCGCCACAACACCATCACCGGCGAAGGCGACTGCCTGATCCTTACCGCGGGCGGCAACGCGACCTCGCGCGTGGACATCTACAACAACGCGCTGATCGGCCAGAAGGACGTCACCGCCAGCGACGGCGACATGCGCAGTTGCGGCCATTACGCCGACGAGAGCACGGCGGTGGTGACCTTCGCCGGCAACGCCTTCTGGGACGTGAAGGACGACATGTGCCCGCCGGGCAACGTATGCGGCCGCGAGCCGAAGATCGCGAGCATGGAGATGGGGAGCTTCGATCCTGCACCGCTCGCCGGCAGCCCGCTGATCGACCATGCGACGCACCAGACCAGCGTGACTTCGGACTTCCTGCGCCAGTCGCGCCCGATGGGCGCGGCACCGGACATCGGCGCGATCGAATACCAGGGTGGACAGGCGAAGGCGACGGGCGCCACGCCCTCCACATCGAAGGCCGCCTCCGGCGATGCGGACGGCACGAAGATCGACCAGACCTCCGGCGCGGCGACGCCGACGCAATCGTCGGGCTGGATGATTGGCACGCTGGCGGCGGCATCGCTGCTGACGGCCGGTGTCGCGGCGGCAATGCGGAAGCAGCGCGGGCGGAAAGGCGCGTAG
- a CDS encoding YdcF family protein gives MHHLLLSPMTWALLWMAVAWMSWRRGRAWWRVVLVAAGLAIVLLCTPLGANALIRVVESHVPTDARCGAGDAGAPIVVLSGGLADEPRAQDDYIALMPASWRRLRGGVALWRSGPPVPMVIAGGGPFAIKEATVLSRLAQDWGIPAAMLSEETQSTTTWESAMALRGTLPARVRVVSSATHLPRAVVAFRAAGFTPCAVASDSAFVPMGSVGYFMPQLSAMQKTQLALYELAGTVSYRWKAGRSKAE, from the coding sequence ATGCACCACCTCCTGCTCTCGCCGATGACCTGGGCCCTGCTGTGGATGGCGGTGGCGTGGATGTCGTGGCGACGCGGGCGTGCGTGGTGGCGCGTGGTGCTGGTCGCCGCGGGGCTGGCCATCGTGCTGCTGTGCACGCCGCTGGGCGCGAACGCGCTGATCCGCGTGGTGGAATCGCATGTGCCCACCGACGCGCGATGCGGTGCCGGTGATGCGGGCGCCCCGATCGTCGTGCTGTCCGGCGGCCTGGCGGACGAACCCCGCGCGCAGGACGATTACATCGCGCTGATGCCCGCGAGCTGGCGCCGACTGCGCGGCGGCGTGGCGCTGTGGCGCAGCGGGCCGCCGGTGCCGATGGTCATCGCCGGCGGCGGTCCGTTCGCGATCAAGGAAGCCACGGTGCTGTCGCGGCTGGCGCAGGACTGGGGCATTCCTGCGGCCATGCTGAGCGAAGAGACGCAATCCACGACGACGTGGGAGAGCGCGATGGCGCTGCGAGGCACGCTGCCGGCGCGCGTGCGCGTGGTGAGTTCGGCCACGCACCTGCCGCGTGCGGTGGTGGCCTTCCGAGCGGCGGGATTCACGCCGTGCGCGGTGGCGAGCGATTCGGCGTTCGTGCCGATGGGGAGCGTGGGTTACTTCATGCCGCAGTTGTCGGCGATGCAGAAGACGCAGCTGGCGTTGTATGAGCTGGCGGGGACGGTGAGTTATCGGTGGAAGGCGGGGCGGAGTAAGGCGGAGTGA